Genomic DNA from Larus michahellis chromosome 3, bLarMic1.1, whole genome shotgun sequence:
tttttttattttgtgaaatggaTTTATCTACAGACATAACTGACTGCAAACAAGGAGAGTTGGCATGCCTTGAAAATGAGAAATAGCCTGGgattttgacttgtttttttgcttttcagatctAGACATGCTCCAACATAGTGTCCTGACTTTTTTCAAGAGTCCTCAATTCTTGTAACTGTTCACAGTCTTATATGAAACTCAAAATAATTATGGTTCCTGACGTTTAATTTCTGTGAGTTTCTGTTCTGACGCtgtcacatttttaaattttatgacaTGAAAGTTGCGTTTGTATTAAGTTGCTTTGGTCTGCATGTCAGATTTACTTTTGAATGTGTTGCCAGTGCGTTGGGTCTTAGTCATTACAGGAAGCACTGGGCAGGATCCTCAGCGGGGAAGAGTACAGGAGTTCTCAGTAGCTTGATAGCTTGATGTCCCCCAGTGGTGGTTCGTATTACAAACATaaatagaatcatacaatggtttgggttggaagggaccttaaagatcatctagctccaacccccctgccatgggcagggacacctcccactagaccaggctgctcaaagccccatccagcctagccttgaacgcttccagggatggggcacccacagcttccctgggcaacctgttccagtgcctcaccaccctcacaggaaagaatttcttcctgatacctaatctaaatctaccctctttcagtttaaaaccactgtccctcctcctgtcattacactccctgataaagaggccctccccatccttcctgaaaggccccctttaggtactggaaggctgctagaaggtctcctcggagccttctcttctgcaggctgaacaaccccagctctctcagcctgtcctcataggagaggtgctccagccctcgcatcatcttcgtggccctcctctggacccattccaacaggtccattcttgtgctgaggactccagagctggacgcagtactccaggtggggtctcaccagagcagagtagaggggcagaatcacctcccccgacctgctggtcacgcttcttttgatgcagcccaggatgtggttggctttctgggctgcaagtgcacattgccggctcttgTTGaccttcttgtccaccagcacccccaagtccttttcctcagggctgctctcaagccattctctgccccacctgtgtttgtgcctgggattgccatgacccaggtgcaggaccttgcacttggcctggttgaacttcatggggtttgcATGGACccacccacctctcaagcctgcccaggtctgtctggatggcatcccttctctccagcatgcCAACCGTGCCACGCAGCTTgatgtcgtcagcaaacttgctgagggtgcactcaatcccactgtctgtgtcgcCGACAAAGACCAGCACTGGTCCCAgaactgacccctgaggaacaccactcatcactgttttccacatggacattgagccattgactgcaaccctttgagtgcggccaacTAGCCAGTTCCTTGTCCACCacagtggtccatccatcaaatccatgcttttccaatttagagaccaggatgtcatgcgggacaccATCAAATGCTTTGCCtgagtccaggtagatgacattggttgctctccccttaaCTACCAATCCTGTGGCaacgtcatagaaggccaccagatttgtcaggtatgatttgcctttggtgaagccatgttggctgtcaccagtcacctccttaatTTCTATGTGcattagcagagattccaggaggatctgctccatgatcttgccaggcacagagatgaggctgacgggtctgtagttccctgtgtcttccttttttccctttttgaaaatgggggttatgtttccccctttccagtcagcaggaacttcaccagactgacatgacttttcaaatataatggaaggcggcttggcgacttcatctgccagctccctcaggactcgtggatggatttcatcataGTTTCTTGCTAGCTATTCATTACTTGTAACTGAATTGTGTTGGTCTGTTTTGCTTTCCCCTTTAGGTATCCCAAGAACCATGATAGTTCTCTTCTTTTTGAATCTGTAGATTTTTCAGGCAAGGTGGTGAGATTTATCATCTGCTGCTCTCTCCCAAATAGTTGCACCTGTTCAATCCAAATTTCAGTCACATTCATCAATAAAGTAGGGGTCTCAAAACTAATATTTCTAAGGCTTTGTGAAAATAACTTCTGAGGTGGAGAAATGGGTTTCAGATTAGTACCTGTCTGAGCATAAAGGTACACTGTGAGGATAGCCATGTTACAAGACATTGAATAATCCATATTGGAAAAGATTGTAGAAAGTCAGGTTTTATAATCCTGATGTTCAAGGAACTACTTGATTTTTCTTGTGCTCAGTTGTGATCAAAGTGggctgtgaaggcagcagaaatcaTGGTGCTTCTCAGAACTGATGAGACACAGATGCAGCATAAATTGAGCTGCAAGAAACTCCATATCTATTTAACAGGAAAAGGTGTAGAACTAGAAAGTAAATGTAAATGCAGCTGTCGGTTTAGTAAAAGATATAGCCTCTCCTTAGGAGTTGTGCACCTGAACTAGCTTTCTTGTTAGTGtgttcttgttaaatattttgtgagCAGTCAGAGCTTTACAGTGTTACATGCTTTAGGTGGGAAGTAAACAAAAATGATATTTGATTATTTCCATTAGgagtttaaatacaaatattgatGCTTAACACAAGCTGTGTGAACTGTTTTGGAGCAGGGGAAAGCGGTTACACTGTTTCCTGCAACAGTACTTTTATGGTCTGTTCTGGTAAGGGTTAGAGAGGAAATGGGTCAGCTTTGGTGAACTACATTAAAATTACTTCAGATAAATATAAAGGTCAGTGTAGGCAAactaggttttttggtttttttttttaatagtaaagtaGAGTCTTCTCCTGGTGAAGACATTACAGTTTATTGCTAGCTGTAGGCTGTTGCTGTAACAGCGTTTTTATAGCCTTATGTGAGTCATGCTAAACTATGGCTCAACTTAATATTTTATGTACTTCAATATGTTGTTCTACATTCCTTATTACGACCTTTGAAATTTCTCATCTTACTGAATGCAGTTGATGCTCATTGGTAATGTCTTTAATATTTCTTGGAGTTATTTTTCAACctctttcaaatgcaaatatttttgttacagtAATATCTGCAGCAATGATTAAAATTACTTCATAGGTTTGGATTACAAGCTTGACAGCTGGTTATGAACAATGGAGAAAGTTGCAAAACTGAGGTTTTGATAAATAATGCTGTAATAGAAATACGCTTTTGATTTTTGGAGACAAGTTTCAGATTAACTGTTCTATCTAGTTGCtgttgccatttcttttttttcagttatagcAAGAGAAAAGCGAGCTCCAATAAAATCAAAAGAGGCTTCTTGTGTTTTCAGGAGaactttttcagaagttttagtGTGGACCACTGGCATGTTGGAAGTGCAATGTGAATAAAAAGCTGAAGTAGTGTGTATATTGTGTTCTCAGTCTATTAGAAAGGAGCTTCCAGTGTCTCAAATAGATCAAGTAGTTCTCATAATCTTTCTAAGGAAACATGTTGAAGTAATTATAATATTAATTTGTGTGATCTGTCCAAGGGGTAATGCAGTTAGGATACAGTTATATTATACATGAGGCCAGGGCTGTAATTTTTAGGGTAAACAAGGTCGCTGCCCTGTACAGATCTTACGAAGAGACCTGATACTCAATAGAAAAGATTAATTGCAGGAGTGCACAAGATTCAAAGTTGTAGTCTGATGGAAAGTAAGTGCCTCACTGCTCAGGGCCTTTTAAGAATCATGTTAGCCCTTTACTTCAAAAACACTTCAGGGTATTCACTCCTCTTGAGTTTCATCTTTTGATCTGGCATCATCTGTATTGACAGTATTTTGGGGGGGAAGGCAAGTTTAGATCAGATATATAAATCCAAACTGGATATATTGCATTTGATCTTGAAGTATTTCACAGAACTAAGGCAACTTTATGACCATACTTATGCCATTATCTGGAATAAATTGGTATGTCCACTCTAGGAGTTACATTGATTTTAGTGATATAGTTATCCATATGGATTAGGGGTACTGAATTGATCGAATTAATCATAAACTGGTGTAAGGCATTAGTGTCcctgtctttcctttcccttttactTTGTGCTGCAGGTGCAGTAGCAGAATGGGCTGCAAGAGATTCTATATGCTAGTTCATATTCTGGCATGTTAGCAGAAACCTGTTTGTTTCGAGAGCTGAACATAGGTTTAAGCCTACTAGTTCAGTTTTTTGTGGCGCCTTCACTTCTATCGGTTTGCTATAAATGTGAAAGCCTGTGGCAGGAGGGCTGGTCAGGCATCGGGGGGAATTGATATCTCAAATCAGCTCAAATCCATGTACTGGAGCCTCGCTGTTCAGTTCTTATAGCTTCTGTTATATTAGCACAGAAGTATTAGAAAGCCCTTTAAATCTCAAGGGCATCTAATTTCTGATATGCACACCTGCGAGGATAGCTGTCTTCATGGGTGTTTAACAGTAAGGCTAGAGAGGCCAGTGCCCTCCCCATTGTGCAGTTATAGCTACTGAGAAACATGGGTTAATAGATCTATTTAAGCATTATGTGTAGAAACCTCGTACAAATATACCTAGACTTGCCTCTACTGGTGATTGAAATTCCTACTACACAAGCagaacaaccaaacaaaaccaccacaccCAAAACCCCTCCACAGTAATTGAAACTGAAAACGCAAAGTAAGAATTGGTTTTAACTCATTGTGGTGCCACTTGTCTCAAAGTAATTTCGAGGCTGACTGTCTTctacttttctctttctctctgaatTTTCAGAAAACCGTTGCTTTATTTGGAATGCTTTTCCTACCATGTTGCTTCTCTTGTTTCTGAGAAGTATTTTTGTGTGATAATGGAGGTTTTGATTCTTTGTGAACCAAATGGATTAAGGAGAAAGTGTAGCATTTTTTCAGAGTGTCTTACAAGATAATATGATGATTGTGCTGTACTAAGAGCCAAAGAAAATGTTAGGTTAAGAGGGAGTAATAGGACTAGAGATTACAGCAGGACAGAAAAAGAGGTgtgagaaataaatgcaaatgacaCATTAGTTTCAGGAACTCAAAATGAGCTTGTGTTTCTACCGCTCTACTTTTTGGTGATTTTGCaattgaaatgtttaaaataagtatttctgaaaatggTTTAAAAGGAGAATATATGCTTTCTTTAGATAAGATATTTCATTACCAGCTTGGATTTCTCCTTAAACATGCTCCTCAGTTCctccattaatatttaaaatttgcaTACTTTATGGTCATGACTGTCTGTTCAGCCATTCAGCCATCACCATTAGGTACCTTTAATATTGGAGCTTGTGGTGAGGGAGGGAACCTGTGTGCTATGTGTCCAGATTTTCTCCACAGCTACAACTCTGATGATATGGGTAGAAAACTATTTAATTCCTCCATCAATTTATATTGTAAAACAAAGTGAAGAGTCTTGCTTTTAAACATCCTCTACATAATTTACTGAATGTCTTCCATATTTATCAGTTGGTGTAATGGCATAAAGAGCATGAGCATTATTCTCTGCTTTAAGGGGTGTTCTGATGCTTTGATGTGAGAATCCGATTGTTGTGTTTACAGAGAAGGTTCACAACCTTCAAAGAAGGATTAGAGAGTTCAGCAGCAATCActtcatgttttctcttctttttgtaaTTATGTTCATGTAATGCATGGGTGAACTTACTGAAGCATGAGTTAAAGAAATAACAAATGCTACTGAAATTTGAGGAGGAAGgaccaaaacatttaaaaggataAGGTCTTAATTGCACGCTGTGTTTAGGGATATTTTTCCTAACACAAGCGTGTGATTCTATGGATGTGAGTGCCTACGTGTAGTGGGAAATTTGGCATTTGCAACTCTAGCATTACCTATAGCAGGGTAGCTAACTTAATATCACTCCACTGaatcaatattttcaaaaaaaatcaaacggaTATCAGCCATTTGTAAAGACAGAATTAGttgctcttggggaaaaaaaaagtaatatataatCAAAGAATTATGTCTTAACTACTTTTTGGCGTTTAGGTAGCATCAAGAGATTATGagccttaaaaatattttatcataatGACAACTCTTTAACAGAACTCCCATATATACTATCAAGAAAGAATATCATATATTCCGTTTACCAATTGTAGATCTAAAATGTGCTCTCGACCTGCAGTTAGAGTGAATGGTCTTGATGCTCTCACCATGTGGAATCCCTGAAAATCATAAAAATGGGATCAggtgaattaaaaccaaaaaataataatgaggtCAAAAACAAATGGGGAACACCCACCCCTCTCTTCTTTCCAAGACAGAAATTTGGGATGATACCTTTTAAAAGGGATGTGTGCTGATGTGTTGCAAATTGCATAGGACTGTTTGGCAATGATTTGTCTCTTAGTAGAAATACAGTAATCTTTATAGGATGGACATTAAGACTACCTTGTCTAAAGTGAATAACAACTTTACCTGCCAAAATCATTTTAGAGTTTGTGCTTAACACTTCAGattcatttgttgttttcttgtgtgctttttttcccttgaaatataTAGGCATTTCAGTAGGACTATGGAGGAGCTGGTTCACGATCTAGTCTCAGCACTGGAAGAAAGTTCAGAGCAAGCCAGAGGAGGTTTTGCTGATACTGGAGATCATTCTCGAAGTGTGTCTTGTCTTCTAAAGCGACAGGCAAGGAAAAGGAGGGGACGAAAAAGACGTTCATTTACCACCCATCATCCCTGGGAGACTGGTCACTGCTTAAGTGAAGGTTCTGATTCCAGTTTAGAAGAATCAAACAAAGACTACAGGGAGAATCATGCTAATAAGAAAGACCACAGTGACTCTGATGACCAGTTGTTGGTTGCTAAACGTAGGCCTTCCTCAAACTTAAATAACATTAGAGGCAAAAGACCTCTGTGGCATGAACCAGATTTGGCTGTTGACAGTTTGGGAAACAGAACTTTGCGCAGGAGAAGAAAGGTAAAACGGATGGCAATAGATCTGCCATCGGAAGTCTCTAATGCACTGACAATAACTCAACAGCAGGATAACAGCAGAGATCAAGAAATGGACAATAACAATAAATCATATCCACACCAAGAGTTTTCCAAgagcaaagtgaaaaaaagaaaagtagctgC
This window encodes:
- the GPATCH2 gene encoding G patch domain-containing protein 2 isoform X4, with amino-acid sequence MFRVAEPTPTRAQAARKSWHFSRTMEELVHDLVSALEESSEQARGGFADTGDHSRSVSCLLKRQARKRRGRKRRSFTTHHPWETGHCLSEGSDSSLEESNKDYRENHANKKDHSDSDDQLLVAKRRPSSNLNNIRGKRPLWHEPDLAVDSLGNRTLRRRRKVKRMAIDLPSEVSNALTITQQQDNSRDQEMDNNNKSYPHQEFSKSKVKKRKVAAARQGPEILDEGVVIENEELNQANKDKMEYEEQKGSDENMSDSESSSLSSSDAGLFTNDEGRQGDDEQSDWFHENESGGACGITGVIPWWEQEDSTELERELPDPVFESILTGTFPLMSRSGRRGFQSRFSHLHGMPARNIKKASGNQNAL
- the GPATCH2 gene encoding G patch domain-containing protein 2 isoform X3, which produces MFRVAEPTPTRAQAARKSWHFSRTMEELVHDLVSALEESSEQARGGFADTGDHSRSVSCLLKRQARKRRGRKRRSFTTHHPWETGHCLSEGSDSSLEESNKDYRENHANKKDHSDSDDQLLVAKRRPSSNLNNIRGKRPLWHEPDLAVDSLGNRTLRRRRKVKRMAIDLPSEVSNALTITQQQDNSRDQEMDNNNKSYPHQEFSKSKVKKRKVAAARQGPEILDEGVVIENEELNQANKDKMEYEEQKGSDENMSDSESSSLSSSDAGLFTNDEGRQGDDEQSDWFHENESGGACGITGVIPWWEQEDSTELERELPDPVFESILTGTFPLMSRSGRRGFQSRFSHLHGMPARNIKKASGNQNALIEKFRLLAEEVLL